One window of Elusimicrobiota bacterium genomic DNA carries:
- a CDS encoding OprO/OprP family phosphate-selective porin gives MDWVLAGINGSDFSAMLANAEEDNNVKDFAGRIGYSPLNNLSGGVSLYSGKATVAALTRNRTGLDIKYEGGPYYLLAEYMTGENDVITAQGYYAEAGYRISDLQPVVRYDVYDGNTAAADNSEITITAVGLNYYLGDNAKLQFIYEGKLDKAGVGWSDADNNVWILQTAVKF, from the coding sequence GTGGATTGGGTGCTGGCCGGTATAAACGGTTCAGATTTTAGCGCGATGTTGGCAAATGCGGAAGAAGACAATAACGTGAAAGATTTTGCAGGAAGGATTGGGTATTCTCCGTTAAATAATCTGTCAGGGGGCGTTTCCCTGTATAGCGGAAAAGCCACCGTTGCGGCACTCACAAGGAACAGGACCGGCCTTGATATTAAATACGAAGGCGGCCCCTATTATCTGCTTGCAGAATACATGACAGGAGAGAATGATGTTATAACCGCGCAGGGTTATTATGCCGAAGCGGGTTACAGGATATCCGACTTGCAGCCGGTAGTGCGTTATGATGTTTATGACGGGAATACCGCAGCTGCAGATAATAGCGAAATAACAATTACAGCCGTTGGCCTTAATTATTATCTGGGCGATAACGCGAAACTTCAGTTCATTTATGAAGGAAAGCTTGACAAAGCAGGCGTAGGATGGTCGGACGCCGATAATAACGTCTGGATTTTACAGACAGCGGTGAAATTCTGA